GTTTTTGAAAAAATAGTCTTTGTCTGGGATAACACCGAGAATTTTGTAATTCTTAAGTTGTGGTCCAGTAATACTTATGTCTCGCGGATAACCACGATAGATTGGTCCGGTTTTGGGTTGTCCTTTTTCGGTCTTCATTTTTCCGCGAGCTGTAATATCCAGAAAGGAATTAAATGCCGTGTCATAAAAATAAACCTTATCACCCGGAACTCCGGTTTTCACATTCACATCGATCTTGCCGATGGCAAAAAGAGTATCCGGAGTAACACCACGATAAACGCGGTATTCGATTATTCTTCTTTCTTTAGGAAGTGGTTTCCAGCTAATGATCAATCCTGATCCATCATCATTGGGGACATCATTTACTTCTAGCTCTTGAACTATATAATCGGAATCATTAAGGGCAGCGTAAGAAGTAAACGGCAGGATCAAGAAGCTGAAAACCATCAAAACCAGGAAAATTCCTGTCTTCTGATAGTTTAACTTCATATTAATCTCCTTTTCTATCTCAATCTTATTTATTGAAAATAAAAATTTTTGCAAAAACATCTATCCCCTTTTTTATGTCAATAATAATTTCTGAAGGAACAGATTAGAGCAAAATTTTCAGATTATAGTAATCTTTTTAAATTATGAAAAACCAAAAAGTTGAACAAGTTGAATTTTCGGTGAGCAATCAGTCACCGAGTTTAAAGTCAGCGAAATGCTGTCAATCTTTTTTTCCTTTTCAGGTTAATTTTCTTTAAGAGAATATAGTCTTTCTGAATTCAAAAGGCTTTTTAAACTGTCCACAACTACCTTGAAATCTGCCATTTCAGCCTTTGGCACCGGAGGACCGGAAACATTTTTCAATTTTAATGGATCTATCGCAACTCCATGGTGATAGATTGTATAATGCAGATGAGGTCCTGAAGAGCGTCCGGTAGAGCCAACATATCCGATAACATCATGCTGTTTAACGCGATCACCGGTTTTATATTTTCCATATTTACTGAGATGTCCGTATAAGGTTACATATCCATTCGCATGTCTAATTTTAACAGTTTCTCCAGTGTGTCGTTTATTCCAGGAAGCTTTGATCACGGTTCCGTCAGCTGCGGCTTCAACCGGAGTTCCGTAAGCAGCTGCATAATCAACACCATTATGCATACTGTATTTTTTTGTAATGGGATGATATCTTTTCCCAAAATAGGATGAAATCCTTTTATAATTTAAAGGTGATTTCAGGAATGCTTTTTGGAAAGATTCTCCTTTTTCATTATAATATTTTGTTAATCCCTTTTTATTTTTGTATCTATAGGCAATATTATCATAATCTTTACTTTTATATTGAGCGACCAGAATATCTCCATAATCGATAAATTCGTTTTCAGCGGAGATTTTTTCATATACAAGATGAAATTCGTCCCCCTTTTGCGGATCTACAAAAAAATCAATATCCCACTGAAATATCTGGCTGAACATAACGGGTAAAGCAGCATTTTCCCCTTCATCGATCATAGATTTGTAAAGAGATGATAAAATGACACCATTACATTTTTCGATAGTTTTTGTGACAGGTAAAG
This is a stretch of genomic DNA from Candidatus Cloacimonadota bacterium. It encodes these proteins:
- a CDS encoding M23 family metallopeptidase gives rise to the protein MKKLIFLLLLSVILSCTQKKEIIVEEIDPFVYKTGSLKSGETLAKALISKDIDNAVVYKMVNKLDSIYDLRKSHPADSFIVRLDSLDIVHELIYIPDKISSFHVIRDTSENYFTRIDSLPVTKTIEKCNGVILSSLYKSMIDEGENAALPVMFSQIFQWDIDFFVDPQKGDEFHLVYEKISAENEFIDYGDILVAQYKSKDYDNIAYRYKNKKGLTKYYNEKGESFQKAFLKSPLNYKRISSYFGKRYHPITKKYSMHNGVDYAAAYGTPVEAAADGTVIKASWNKRHTGETVKIRHANGYVTLYGHLSKYGKYKTGDRVKQHDVIGYVGSTGRSSGPHLHYTIYHHGVAIDPLKLKNVSGPPVPKAEMADFKVVVDSLKSLLNSERLYSLKEN